In Felis catus isolate Fca126 chromosome A2, F.catus_Fca126_mat1.0, whole genome shotgun sequence, the following proteins share a genomic window:
- the AP1M1 gene encoding AP-1 complex subunit mu-1: protein MSASAVYVLDLKGKVLICRNYRGDVDMSEVEHFMPILMEKEEEGMLSPILAHGGVRFMWIKHNNLYLVATSKKNACVSLVFSFLYKVVQVFSEYFKELEEESIRDNFVIIYELLDELMDFGYPQTTDSKILQEYITQEGHKLETGAPRPPATVTNAVSWRSEGIKYRKNEVFLDVIESVNLLVSANGNVLRSEIVGSIKMRVFLSGMPELRLGLNDKVLFDNTGRGKSKSVELEDVKFHQCVRLSRFENDRTISFIPPDGEFELMSYRLNTHVKPLIWIESVIEKHSHSRIEYMIKAKSQFKRRSTANNVEIHIPVPNDADSPKFKTTVGSVKWVPENSEIVWSIKSFPGGKEYLMRAHFGLPSVEAEDKEGKPPISVKFEIPYFTTSGIQVRYLKIIEKSGYQALPWVRYITQNGDYQLRTQ from the exons ATGTCCGCCAGCGCCGTCTACGTGCTGGACCTAAAGGGCAAG GTGCTCATCTGCCGGAACTACCGTGGCGACGTGGACATGTCCGAGGTGGAGCACTTCATGCCCATCctgatggagaaggaggaggaagggatgcTGTCGCCCATCCTGGCCCACGGGGGAGTCCGCTTCATGTGGATCAAGCACAACAACCTGTATC TGGTTGCTACCTCCAAGAAGAACGCATGTGTGTCGCTGGTGTTCTCCTTCCTTTATAAGGTGGTGCAG gTGTTTTCAGAGTACTtcaaggagctggaggaggagagcaTCCGAGACAACTTCGTCATCATCTACGAGCTGCTGGACGAGCTCATGGACTTCGGCTACCCCCAGACCACCGACAGCAAGATCCTGCAGGA GTACATCACCCAGGAAGGCCACAAGCTGGAGACGGGGGCCCCGAGGCCCCCAGCCACCGTCACCAACGCAGTGTCCTGGCGGTCTGAGGGCATCAAGTACCGGAAGAACGAGGTGTTCTTGGACGTCATCGAGTCCGTCAACCTCTTG GTCAGTGCCAATGGCAACGTGCTGCGCAGCGAGATTGTGGGCTCCATCAAGATGCGGGTCTTCCTCTCAGGCATGCCTGAGCTGCGCCTGGGCCTCAACGACAAGGTTCTCTTCGACAACACGGGCC GTGGCAAGAGCAAGTCCGTGGAGCTGGAGGATGTGAAGTTCCACCAGTGTGTGCGACTCTCACGCTTCGAGAACGACCGCACCATCTCCTTCATCCCCCCAGATGGCGAGTTCGAGCTCATGTCCTACCGCCTCAACACCCAC GTCAAGCCCTTGATATGGATCGAGTCCGTGATCGAAAAGCATTCCCACAGCCGCATCGAGTACATGATCAAG GCCAAGAGCCAGTTCAAGCGGCGGTCAACGGCCAACAACGTGGAGATCCACATCCCCGTGCCCAACGACGCCGACTCCCCCAAGTTCAAGACGACAGTGGGGAGTGTGAAGTGGGTCCCCGAGAACAGTGAGATCGTGTGGTCCATCAAGTCCTTCCCG GGTGGCAAGGAGTACCTGATGCGGGCCCACTTTGGCCTTCCGAGCGTGGAGGCGGAGGACAAGGAGGGCAAGCCCCCGATCAGCGTCAAGTTTGAGATCCCCTACTTCACTACCTCTGGCATCCAG GTGCGCTACCTGAAGATCATTGAGAAGAGCGGCTACCAGGCTCTGCCGTGGGTCCGGTACATCACTCAGAACGGAG ATTACCAGCTCCGGACCCAGTGA